A window from Mya arenaria isolate MELC-2E11 chromosome 9, ASM2691426v1 encodes these proteins:
- the LOC128245458 gene encoding uncharacterized protein LOC128245458 isoform X2, translating to MFEMKSPNLVDVYIPPKLSKSTVIKCPYNKIVHFEITKLDEVFRNTGYKAKHIYITAKAGVGKSTFCKFIVRLWCAFQRNDKDAIKSLKSRGAGAYLNNCDELKNVQYVFYARLSQSRSILCEMDEIVFEQVIRRLSMSENYDKKFLQAVLGKERCLVIFDSLDEWCHPDVMNTRCFAEDKESPHERNREKCTVMIASRHWKLGLPKMHSKKSNLCVEIEELDGTNIQSLVKQAFTLIVGDSEQTKPIEELFRWIDQKGLDHLLGSTLVVWQLLFLWHEGHLLGESKCQVYCNVLEMMFTKVLKKYSRVQHFAAVDHPQPDTIKCLQTRTHCMMFQEYIRNLGKMAFYSLFDVETLDDQMESNLPKSLGTSHKEELGLLAGLLSKTQVHASSVNPRYEYSFLHKTYHEMLACVYIASVSYNSEEHERIVETIKNSGQTFSLDMMQFICGMHETWSKEMFEIYCDMQTTMLCRGSYIELPAVKVFHKNCLNIIKEFGANKTATMKMRSLLLDSTYNYGSKISTKEFGEISFMALKVKKHKQRDMFDGVQDIVGHCKMKLNYLSIKNYDVDNAIPCPIASKTMQSCINLHTLILRNLTIVGELDLTGCSLLSILDLSLPKEGEHVRLIISPKRLRQCSISIDDFVVSYTINIKCTCPFNSELLEGLFLWNVKLEDNLRLLDCEQLQVLALINVNTRNITTCFEYGKLIFCCLGGFTYPAAMKGALQSLQYSQNLNFLSIWYLNDSITTSLNKTLLSLENIEEIQLFFSESIIRDLQIPVSVKTLSASAIFISADCLIKLINTFKASHAEVDFDLSECFVSPCDEVTIENIVREIKQCNQCVLNEASFPCEDEMEEESVFGFKMNVRKLDFKITRGRQDE from the coding sequence ATGTTCGAGATGAAAAGTCCAAACTTGGTTGACGTGTACATTCCTCCTAAACTGAGTAAATCAACAGTTATCAAATGtccatataataaaatagttcatttcgAGATAACAAAATTGGATGAAGTTTTTCGAAATACGGGATACAAGGCAAAACACATTTACATCACCGCTAAAGCTGGGGTAGGGAAATCAACATTTTGCAAGTTCATTGTGCGCTTATGGTGCGCCTTTCAACGAAATGATAAAGATGCTATAAAAAGCCTGAAGTCAAGAGGAGCGGGTGCATATTTGAACAATTGCGATGAACTAAAAAACGTACAGTACGTTTTCTATGCGCGTCTTTCACAATCCAGATCAATACTTTGCGAAATGgacgaaattgtttttgaacAGGTTATAAGACGGTTATCGATGTCTGAGAATTATGATAAGAAATTTCTTCAAGCAGTACTTGGCAAGGAACGATGTCTGGTGATATTTGATAGCTTGGATGAATGGTGTCACCCGGACGTGATGAATACACGTTGTTTTGCAGAAGATAAAGAGTCACCACATGAAAGAAACAGAGAGAAATGTACCGTAATGATAGCATCGAGACATTGGAAGCTCGGGTTGCcgaaaatgcattcaaaaaagTCAAATTTATGTGTGGAAATAGAAGAATTGGATGGCACAAACATACAATCGCTTGTTAAACAAGCCTTTACTCTCATAGTCGGCGATTCCGAGCAGACAAAACCTATTGAAGAATTATTTCGATGGATTGACCAAAAGGGTCTAGATCATTTACTTGGCAGTACCCTTGTTGTTTGGCAGTTGCTCTTTTTGTGGCATGAAGGCCACTTACTCGGCGAGTCCAAATGCCAGGTTTATTGCAATGTCTTAGAAATGATGTTTACCAaagtcttaaaaaaatattctcgTGTACAGCACTTTGCTGCTGTAGATCACCCACAACCAGACACGATAAAATGCTTACAAACTCGGACTCATTGCATGATGTTCCAAGAGTACATACGAAACCTCGGCAAAATGGCGTTTTATTCACTCTTTGATGTCGAAACATTGGATGACCAAATGGAAAGTAATCTCCCTAAAAGCCTTGGCACTAGCCACAAAGAGGAACTTGGACTGCTAGCCGGACTTCTGTCGAAAACACAAGTTCACGCTTCTTCAGTAAATCCACGATATGAGTACAGCTTTCTCCACAAAACCTACCATGAAATGTTAGCTTGCGTATACATTGCATCTGTGTCGTACAATAGTGAGGAACATGAACGCATCGTTGAGACAATAAAGAATTCAGGCCAGACATTTTCGCTCGACATGATGCAGTTTATTTGTGGAAtgcatgaaacttggtcaaaagaaatgtttgaaatatattgtgatatgcAAACAACAATGCTTTGTCGAGGATCATATATTGAACTTCCAGCTGTAAAAGTCTTTCATAAAAACTGTCTGAATATCATTAAAGAATTTGGAGCAAACAAAACCGCTACTATGAAAATGCGCAGTTTACTACTAGATTCAACATACAACTACGGTAGCAAAATTTCAACAAAAGAGTTTGGTGAGATATCGTTCATGgctttgaaagttaaaaaacacaaacaaagagATATGTTTGACGGTGTTCAAGATATCGTGGGGCATTGCAAAATGAAACTGAATTACCTAAGTATTAAAAACTACGATGTGGATAACGCTATACCGTGTCCAATTGCATCTAAAACCATGCAATCGTGTATAAACCTGCACACACTTATCCTTCGAAACTTAACAATCGTTGGTGAGCTAGATCTTACTGGTTGCAGCCTTTTGTCAATTCTAGATTTATCACTACCAAAAGAAGGGGAACACGTCAGATTGATTATATCACCAAAACGGTTAAGACAGTGTTCCATAAGTATTGACGATTTTGTTGTTTCTTATACTATCAACATCAAGTGCACGTGCCCGTTTAATTCAGAATTACTGGAAGGGCTTTTCCTTTGGAATGTCAAACTTGAAGATAATTTACGTCTTTTAGATTGTGAACAGTTGCAAGTATTAGCTTTAATTAACGTTAacacaagaaatattactacATGTTTCGAATACGGCAAATTAATTTTTTGTTGCCTCGGAGGTTTTACTTATCCAGCTGCCATGAAGGGTGCACTGCAATCGCTACAGTATTCgcaaaatttaaactttttgagTATATGGTATTTGAATGATAGTATTACTACAAGTCTTAACAAAACGCTTTTGTCGTTAGAAAACATTGAAGagattcaattgtttttttctgagtCCATTATTAGGGATCTACAGATACCAGTGAGTGTCAAAACATTGAGTGCCAGCGCGATTTTCATATCAGCAGACTGTTTAATAAAGTTGATAAACACTTTCAAGGCCAGTCACGCAGAAGTGGATTTCGATTTGAGCGAATGTTTTGTTTCCCCTTGTGATGAGGTAACGATCGAAAACATTGTTAgggaaataaaacaatgcaatcAGTGTGTTTTAAATGAGGCGTCGTTTCCATGCGAGGACGAGATGGAGGAGGAAAGTGTATTTGGTTTCAAAATGAACGTGAGGAAACTAGATTTTAAAATCACGAGAGGAAGACAAGACGAATGA